The Henckelia pumila isolate YLH828 chromosome 2, ASM3356847v2, whole genome shotgun sequence genome includes a window with the following:
- the LOC140878079 gene encoding uncharacterized protein produces the protein MGTGETPFSMVYGNEAVLPVEIGEESARIIFYDEENGKRRMEDLDFLGEKREAAAIRIEAYKNRIARSYNRRVRRKGFQVGDLVLRKVQEVAVGKLDPKWEGPYKVVMRLSSDAYYLEDSKEKMLKRPWSAYNLRKYYS, from the coding sequence ATGGGAACTGGAGAGACTCCATTTAGTATGGTGTACGGAAATGAGGCCGTCCTGCCAGTAGAAATTGGAGAGGAGTCGGCTCGGATCATTTTCTATGATGAAGAAAATGGAAAGAGGAGGATGGAAGACTTAGACTTTTTGGGTGAAAAGAGAGAAGCTGCTGCTATCAGGATTGAGGCATACAAGAACAGGATAGCTCGGTCCTATAATCGTCGAGTGCGCAGGAAGGGTTTCCAGGTAGGAGATTTGGTGCTGAGAAAAGTTCAGGAGGTGGCTGTAGGGAAGCTCGACCCTAAATGGGAAGGACCATACAAGGTGGTGATGAGGCTCAGTTCGGATGCTTATtacttggaggattcaaaaGAAAAGATGTTGAAGAGACCTTGGAGCGCTTATAATTTACGcaaatattattcttaa